In the Methanobrevibacter sp. genome, one interval contains:
- a CDS encoding helix-turn-helix transcriptional regulator codes for MRTMIKYLRQELKLSQKELGDKVGVTRQTINALENGRYNPSLFLAYEITQVFNKMLFKADREQYFVMEDIFIFDDDYY; via the coding sequence ATGAGAACCATGATTAAATATTTAAGACAAGAGCTCAAATTGAGCCAAAAGGAACTTGGGGATAAAGTTGGTGTTACTCGGCAAACCATTAATGCACTTGAAAATGGCAGGTATAATCCATCTTTATTTTTGGCTTATGAAATAACCCAAGTGTTCAATAAAATGTTATTCAAAGCAGACAGAGAACAATACTTTGTCATGGAAGACATATTTATTTTTGACGATGATTATTATTAG
- a CDS encoding DUF4013 domain-containing protein: MILDIYKDAFEYSAKDWKTLILLGLMCLLSFLLVPAFLIAGYNYRVINNAVHGIINGNDPLPEFDELIEMFIDGVKVFIIQVVYLIVPAIIFIVFVTIAGALSGILASAVMIIGSLITFIMGIIACLMAQMAISHMAYNECAFSKAFALGEIKKVIDEIGWLKCIMTYAGLIIITVLIYSAITAIIWIIFTIFGISGAILGVNAGGIFIFGALINSLVTMFIVGPYLSIFNARSLGLLYTMQI, encoded by the coding sequence ATGATTTTAGATATATATAAAGATGCATTTGAATATTCGGCAAAAGACTGGAAAACATTAATATTATTGGGTTTAATGTGTCTACTTAGTTTTTTATTGGTGCCTGCTTTTTTAATTGCAGGATATAACTACAGAGTTATTAACAATGCAGTACACGGCATTATTAATGGAAATGATCCCTTGCCTGAATTCGATGAGCTAATAGAAATGTTTATTGATGGAGTAAAAGTATTTATTATTCAAGTTGTTTATCTGATTGTTCCTGCAATTATTTTTATTGTATTTGTAACTATTGCAGGAGCTTTATCCGGTATTTTGGCCTCAGCAGTAATGATTATTGGAAGTTTAATTACTTTTATTATGGGAATCATTGCATGTTTAATGGCTCAAATGGCAATAAGCCACATGGCATATAATGAATGCGCATTTTCAAAAGCATTTGCATTAGGTGAAATAAAAAAAGTAATTGATGAAATAGGATGGTTAAAATGCATTATGACCTATGCCGGATTGATAATTATAACTGTATTGATATATTCTGCCATTACTGCAATTATATGGATAATATTTACAATATTTGGAATTTCAGGTGCTATTTTAGGCGTTAATGCAGGAGGAATATTTATTTTCGGAGCATTAATTAATTCATTAGTTACAATGTTTATTGTTGGTCCTTATTTGTCAATATTTAATGCAAGGTCTCTTGGATTACTATATACTATGCAGATATAA
- a CDS encoding DUF4013 domain-containing protein — protein MVSITDCIGEGLKYPFNDIKKLLGFGVLFALANLISLAISIKAVDVLRAFGQLNHYGSFMFNVSRLPSGDVNMLIGLSIVSFIILLLIMGYEWSIVKFSIDKRNDLPGLFNVLELFGNGIRYFIVTLAYNIVPIAMLIMGLEFINEPYGICLVLISLLLFIIVYFILIMALNNMIAHDKFKKAFDFSEIIGNISNLGWIKYVGIIVFTFIVYLIIIAAVSFILSFAAVFIAGFINNQVIVVSAILTTINGLLVSSYLGAFYNRVFGSIYRESLK, from the coding sequence ATGGTAAGTATAACAGATTGTATTGGCGAAGGGTTGAAATATCCTTTCAACGACATAAAAAAACTTTTAGGTTTTGGAGTATTGTTCGCATTAGCTAATTTGATATCATTAGCCATTAGTATAAAGGCTGTTGATGTGCTAAGAGCTTTTGGACAATTGAATCATTACGGAAGTTTCATGTTTAATGTATCCAGGTTGCCTTCTGGGGATGTCAATATGCTAATCGGATTATCCATTGTTAGCTTTATAATATTGCTTCTTATTATGGGATATGAATGGAGTATTGTTAAGTTTTCAATCGATAAAAGGAACGATTTGCCAGGACTTTTTAATGTATTGGAATTATTCGGAAATGGAATAAGGTATTTCATCGTAACTTTAGCATATAATATTGTCCCAATTGCAATGCTTATTATGGGTTTGGAATTCATTAATGAGCCATATGGAATATGTCTCGTCTTAATTTCATTATTATTGTTCATAATAGTCTATTTTATTCTTATTATGGCATTAAATAATATGATTGCACATGATAAGTTTAAAAAAGCATTTGATTTCAGCGAAATAATTGGAAATATCTCTAATCTTGGATGGATAAAATATGTCGGTATAATTGTATTCACATTTATTGTATATCTTATTATAATTGCTGCTGTAAGCTTTATACTGTCTTTTGCAGCTGTATTTATTGCAGGATTTATTAATAATCAAGTTATAGTAGTGTCAGCTATTTTAACAACTATCAATGGTTTACTTGTATCTTCATATCTCGGTGCATTCTACAATAGAGTATTTGGATCAATTTATAGAGAATCACTTAAATAA
- a CDS encoding zinc ribbon domain-containing protein, protein MNFENQKFCQSCAMPLDNDELFATDADGSKNEDYCIYCYKDGEFTSDMSMEEMMDFCIDKMVEVHPEMDKEDATAMMREAFPKLKRWAKD, encoded by the coding sequence ATGAATTTTGAAAATCAGAAATTCTGCCAATCATGTGCAATGCCATTGGATAATGATGAACTTTTTGCAACCGATGCAGATGGAAGTAAAAACGAAGACTATTGTATTTACTGTTATAAGGATGGTGAATTTACATCGGATATGTCTATGGAAGAAATGATGGATTTCTGCATAGATAAAATGGTCGAAGTCCACCCGGAAATGGATAAAGAAGATGCAACAGCAATGATGCGTGAAGCGTTTCCAAAATTAAAAAGATGGGCAAAAGATTAG
- a CDS encoding asparagine synthase-related protein has protein sequence MCSIAGLQGNVKAGNIVKMLKSSKNRGPDSSGIYLDKCYNDINLEEFKDDDTYPIAFGHNLLSVYDSNDRFSKSQPIANDNLVLVFNGEIYNFQTMRNFLKRVGVESQITSDGEALLYLIDFYAKKLDLLKATQAAIRLIDGDYGFAVWDGENLAIARDQLGVKPLFYGENDEFRGFASTKQSLKEVGITEINTLKPEHILFNWQDIAPAQPIYEKIFEGDVAKIDKMLRLSVLKRIEGLREVGVIFSGGLDSSYLALLLKEISDNVPLKIKLYAVGVEGSHDVEAAVYASKFLNLDLEICSLTEELVRKALPDVVKAIDDDNLMKVGVGLTTYFATEMVARDGIKVAISGQGADELFGGYKRYLQSFVEGTLNYDLRCDMSNMYHVNLERDDACSMLNGVELRLPFLDKTLVELVLNIPDNKKIVSMHDDMRKSILRKLAFEEGLDYEIAYRPKKAAQYGTGIDKILRKKILKDTDISQYLF, from the coding sequence ATGTGTTCAATAGCAGGTCTACAGGGAAATGTAAAAGCAGGCAATATAGTTAAAATGTTAAAATCCTCCAAAAACAGAGGACCTGATTCCTCAGGAATTTATTTGGATAAATGTTATAATGACATTAATTTGGAGGAATTTAAAGATGATGATACTTACCCCATTGCTTTTGGTCATAATTTACTTTCTGTTTATGATTCGAATGACAGATTTTCAAAATCACAGCCAATAGCCAATGATAATCTTGTTCTGGTTTTTAATGGAGAAATTTACAACTTCCAGACTATGAGAAATTTCCTAAAAAGAGTAGGGGTGGAATCTCAAATTACATCAGACGGCGAAGCACTGTTGTATTTGATAGATTTTTATGCTAAAAAATTGGATTTGCTAAAAGCAACACAAGCAGCAATCAGATTAATTGATGGGGATTACGGATTTGCTGTATGGGACGGGGAAAACTTAGCTATTGCACGTGATCAATTAGGTGTTAAACCATTATTTTATGGTGAGAATGATGAATTCAGAGGATTTGCATCAACAAAACAGTCATTAAAAGAAGTTGGAATAACTGAAATTAACACATTAAAACCTGAACACATCCTTTTCAACTGGCAGGATATAGCTCCTGCCCAGCCGATTTATGAAAAAATCTTTGAAGGGGACGTAGCTAAAATAGACAAGATGTTAAGATTAAGTGTTCTTAAAAGAATTGAAGGATTGCGGGAGGTTGGTGTAATATTCTCCGGAGGCCTTGACAGCTCCTATCTGGCATTATTACTCAAAGAAATATCTGATAATGTGCCTTTAAAAATTAAACTTTATGCAGTAGGCGTTGAAGGGTCTCACGACGTTGAAGCTGCAGTATACGCTTCAAAATTCTTGAATTTGGATTTAGAGATTTGCAGCCTTACAGAAGAATTGGTGCGCAAAGCACTGCCTGATGTAGTCAAGGCAATTGATGATGATAATCTGATGAAGGTCGGAGTTGGTCTTACAACTTACTTTGCAACAGAAATGGTGGCTCGTGATGGCATAAAGGTAGCTATTTCAGGTCAGGGTGCCGATGAGCTGTTTGGAGGATATAAAAGATATCTGCAAAGCTTTGTTGAGGGAACACTAAATTATGATTTGAGATGCGACATGTCTAATATGTATCATGTTAACTTAGAAAGAGACGATGCATGCTCTATGCTTAATGGAGTTGAATTGAGACTGCCATTTTTAGATAAAACTCTTGTCGAACTTGTTTTAAACATTCCTGATAATAAGAAAATTGTTTCAATGCATGATGACATGAGAAAAAGCATTTTAAGAAAATTGGCTTTTGAAGAAGGTCTTGATTATGAAATTGCATATAGGCCTAAAAAAGCGGCTCAATACGGAACAGGCATCGATAAGATTTTGCGAAAAAAGATTTTAAAAGATACTGATATTTCCCAATATTTATTTTAA
- a CDS encoding type II toxin-antitoxin system RelE/ParE family toxin, producing the protein MEIEFKRSAFNQLKYYKKKNPKVYKMIYEKLEEIMENPNDIRWGKVKKYPKYKRARKGKYRICFKVENNCLYIGRIEDRPKAYN; encoded by the coding sequence ATGGAAATTGAATTCAAAAGATCTGCTTTTAACCAGTTAAAATACTATAAAAAGAAAAACCCAAAAGTTTACAAAATGATTTATGAAAAACTAGAGGAAATAATGGAAAACCCTAATGATATTCGCTGGGGAAAAGTAAAAAAGTATCCAAAATATAAAAGAGCAAGAAAAGGCAAATATCGAATATGCTTTAAAGTAGAAAACAATTGCCTTTATATTGGACGTATTGAAGACAGACCTAAAGCCTACAACTAA
- the gatC gene encoding Asp-tRNA(Asn) amidotransferase subunit GatC, with protein sequence MTIEKDAEDIIKKFSEILEDIPDSDETWYITDNLNLTRDDGSQEKDPEKILRNARIDKEGNLIVKKADWTG encoded by the coding sequence ATGACAATCGAAAAAGATGCAGAAGACATTATAAAAAAATTTTCAGAAATTTTAGAAGATATTCCTGACTCAGATGAAACATGGTATATTACTGATAATTTAAATTTAACTCGTGATGATGGATCTCAAGAAAAAGATCCTGAAAAAATATTGAGAAATGCTAGGATTGATAAAGAAGGAAATCTCATAGTTAAAAAAGCAGATTGGACTGGTTAG
- a CDS encoding amino acid-binding protein, with the protein MRINLVLELLDSPGQLVKALAPVSTLGANLVTVIHKRDYKNENGMVPVQLTIEGEHEELKNVVNRFEELGFTIIEIDGVVKKEKITTILFGHIVDRDLRDTMDRINELDGVVISAFDIKLNGEEKSTALINIEADVGLKQKVFDRIAEIAGEKELLVINEV; encoded by the coding sequence ATGAGAATTAACTTAGTTCTAGAACTTTTAGATAGTCCTGGACAATTAGTTAAAGCGTTGGCGCCGGTAAGTACTTTAGGTGCTAATTTAGTGACTGTTATCCACAAAAGGGACTATAAAAATGAAAATGGCATGGTTCCTGTTCAACTTACTATTGAAGGAGAACATGAAGAACTTAAAAATGTTGTAAATAGATTTGAGGAATTAGGTTTTACAATAATCGAAATTGATGGTGTTGTTAAAAAAGAAAAAATCACTACAATACTTTTCGGCCACATAGTTGATCGGGATTTAAGAGACACAATGGATAGAATTAACGAACTTGATGGTGTCGTGATTAGTGCATTTGACATTAAATTAAATGGCGAAGAAAAATCCACTGCATTAATTAATATTGAAGCTGATGTTGGTTTAAAACAGAAAGTATTTGACAGAATTGCAGAAATTGCAGGGGAAAAGGAATTATTAGTGATTAATGAAGTTTAA
- a CDS encoding homoserine dehydrogenase, with the protein MDECKVIIMGFGSVGQGVANALSMKKDLIKDKTGIGIKVVAAADSSSSAISQDGLDEALLVKTKKEEGKLSSYPEFGSDKNGEDVLDAVEYDCLIEATPTNIVDAQPALSLTLKAFKQGKDVVTSNKGHLALKFKEVVGAAEEAGVEFKYEASVGGSMPIINFTKDTLSSCEIKSIKGILNGTTNYILSRMTSEGSEYEVILKESQDLGIAETDPTQDVEGIDAACKTVILANSLLGIDATYSDVKVEGISNINSQAIELAKKDDYLIKLIAEVSPDNLQVSPRLIKRGSSYDVSGTLNMATIKTDLADEVSVIGLGAGSLETASAMLTDLISILKNKS; encoded by the coding sequence ATGGATGAATGCAAAGTCATTATCATGGGTTTTGGTTCTGTAGGCCAAGGTGTAGCTAACGCACTTTCCATGAAAAAGGATTTAATTAAAGATAAAACTGGAATTGGTATTAAAGTAGTTGCTGCAGCCGATTCATCTTCATCTGCAATCTCACAAGATGGTTTGGATGAAGCGTTACTTGTAAAAACTAAAAAGGAAGAAGGAAAATTATCATCATATCCGGAATTCGGGTCTGATAAAAATGGTGAGGATGTTTTAGATGCAGTTGAATATGATTGTCTTATTGAAGCAACTCCAACAAATATTGTAGATGCACAGCCTGCACTTTCACTAACTCTTAAAGCATTTAAACAGGGAAAAGATGTGGTAACATCTAATAAAGGACATTTGGCTCTTAAATTTAAAGAAGTAGTTGGTGCTGCTGAAGAAGCCGGTGTGGAATTTAAATATGAAGCCAGTGTCGGTGGATCAATGCCTATTATTAATTTTACAAAAGATACATTATCATCATGTGAAATTAAATCAATAAAAGGTATTTTAAACGGCACCACCAATTATATTCTCTCAAGAATGACCTCTGAAGGTTCTGAATATGAAGTTATTCTTAAGGAGTCACAGGATTTGGGAATTGCAGAAACCGACCCTACCCAGGATGTTGAAGGTATTGATGCTGCATGTAAAACAGTAATTCTTGCCAACTCCCTTTTGGGAATTGATGCAACTTATAGCGATGTTAAAGTTGAAGGTATTTCAAATATTAATTCACAGGCTATTGAACTGGCTAAAAAAGATGATTATTTGATAAAATTGATAGCTGAAGTGTCTCCTGATAATTTGCAGGTATCTCCACGTTTGATCAAGAGGGGAAGTTCCTATGATGTAAGCGGAACTTTAAATATGGCTACAATCAAAACCGATTTGGCTGATGAAGTATCTGTAATCGGACTTGGAGCGGGATCACTTGAAACCGCTTCTGCAATGTTGACTGATTTAATTAGTATTTTAAAAAATAAAAGCTAA
- a CDS encoding cofactor-independent phosphoglycerate mutase gives MKYVIFIPDGSSDLPLDEIDGQTPLKVARTPNIDKLAKEGYGGLTNNVPEGFTPGSDVANMSIFGYNPADFYTGRGPLEAGSVGIKTTPCDVIFRCNTIFEKDGKMENFNAGHITTQEADVLMNGLNDYFQEKYPDFKGKFYTGISYRHLFVYSCDNIEDAEILANIKTVPPHDISGENLLDNLFGDCELAREIQSIMLESKEFLETQEVNQKREIPANMVWLWGQGVTPKLPNFKETYGLDAAVITGVDLLKGIGAFAGMEIIDVPGATGFFDTDYEAKGKYGIDALKRNDVLFIHIESPDEAGHAQLLDEKVKAIEQIDKFIVGPILDSLKGQDYRAAILPDHPTPIDVGTHTRDDVPMIIYASDMPGDDCGAFNEKDVLEGSIAKKEGYKLIQRLIDGDF, from the coding sequence ATGAAATATGTAATTTTTATTCCAGACGGGTCTAGCGACCTTCCGCTAGATGAAATTGATGGTCAAACTCCACTAAAAGTAGCTAGGACTCCAAATATTGATAAATTGGCTAAAGAAGGTTATGGTGGATTAACTAATAATGTTCCTGAAGGTTTCACTCCAGGTTCAGATGTTGCCAATATGAGTATCTTCGGATATAATCCTGCAGATTTCTATACTGGCAGGGGACCTCTTGAAGCAGGCAGCGTTGGGATTAAAACCACTCCATGTGATGTGATATTTAGATGCAACACCATTTTCGAAAAAGACGGTAAAATGGAAAATTTCAATGCAGGCCACATCACAACACAAGAAGCAGATGTGCTGATGAATGGATTAAATGATTATTTTCAGGAAAAATATCCTGACTTTAAAGGGAAATTCTATACTGGAATTAGTTATAGGCATCTATTTGTGTATTCCTGTGATAATATTGAGGATGCGGAAATTCTGGCCAATATAAAAACAGTTCCTCCTCATGATATTTCAGGCGAGAATCTTTTGGATAATCTTTTCGGAGATTGTGAACTTGCCCGTGAAATCCAAAGCATCATGCTTGAGTCAAAGGAATTTTTAGAAACTCAGGAAGTTAATCAAAAAAGGGAAATTCCTGCAAATATGGTATGGCTATGGGGTCAGGGCGTAACTCCAAAATTACCTAACTTCAAAGAGACCTATGGTCTTGATGCGGCAGTAATTACTGGGGTGGATCTCCTTAAAGGAATTGGAGCGTTTGCAGGTATGGAAATCATTGATGTGCCTGGGGCTACAGGATTTTTTGACACTGATTATGAGGCAAAAGGAAAATACGGAATCGATGCATTAAAAAGAAATGATGTATTATTTATCCATATAGAATCTCCTGATGAAGCAGGACACGCCCAGTTACTTGATGAGAAAGTAAAAGCTATTGAACAGATTGATAAATTCATTGTAGGACCAATTTTAGACAGTCTGAAAGGTCAAGACTACAGGGCGGCGATATTGCCTGATCATCCAACTCCGATTGATGTTGGAACACATACCCGTGATGATGTGCCGATGATTATCTATGCATCAGATATGCCTGGAGATGACTGTGGGGCATTCAATGAAAAAGATGTTCTTGAAGGTTCTATTGCTAAAAAGGAAGGTTATAAATTAATACAAAGATTGATTGATGGAGATTTTTAA
- a CDS encoding flavodoxin family protein — protein sequence MKVLLVNGSPHKEGCTYTALSEVAKTLNDYDIETEIFWIKTKPITGCIACLKCGELGQCAFDGDVVNEFVKKAYDADAFVFGSPVYYASANGSMVSFLDRAFYSNSHGKGAEAFKHKPGAVICSARRGGTTATYDQLIKYLGISQMPVISSFYWNMVHGNTPEEVLQDEEGLGTMRQLAHNMAFFLQCLEAGAREGLAVMEEPKPRTNFIR from the coding sequence ATGAAAGTATTGCTTGTAAATGGAAGTCCGCATAAAGAAGGATGTACTTATACTGCATTATCCGAAGTCGCAAAAACCTTAAATGACTATGATATTGAAACTGAAATTTTTTGGATTAAAACAAAACCGATAACTGGATGTATTGCCTGTTTAAAATGCGGAGAACTGGGTCAATGTGCATTTGATGGTGATGTTGTCAATGAATTTGTCAAAAAAGCATATGATGCCGATGCATTTGTATTTGGTTCACCGGTTTATTATGCAAGCGCAAACGGGTCAATGGTTTCATTTTTGGATAGGGCATTTTACTCAAACTCCCATGGAAAAGGAGCAGAAGCATTCAAACATAAACCTGGTGCTGTTATCTGTTCTGCAAGAAGAGGAGGTACAACTGCAACTTACGACCAGCTAATCAAATACTTGGGAATTTCACAAATGCCTGTTATTTCATCTTTTTATTGGAATATGGTTCACGGAAACACTCCTGAAGAAGTACTTCAGGATGAAGAAGGATTAGGTACAATGAGGCAATTAGCACACAACATGGCATTTTTCTTGCAATGTCTTGAAGCAGGAGCTAGAGAAGGTTTAGCTGTAATGGAAGAACCGAAGCCTCGCACAAACTTTATAAGATAA
- a CDS encoding MATE family efflux transporter — MMNVFKTPENYLYSNRALLVLFIPLLIQYALDFCVGLADSIMVSSLGEAAISGVSLVDFLIQLLIFSFSALATGGAVVAGQYLGNNQVDKAQNASTQLVWFSSIFSCMLMIFVIILRQFLIAFLFGQIEADVWQNVDKYLCIVALSIPFIAIFNVGAAIFRITNNASLPMKILVICDVLNIIGNAVCIYYLGWDVRGVAVPTVIARALSAVLIMYFAVDEDYKLHIKRTLRHKFDFKILKKVLQVGIPYGIENGLFQLGRILVLSLVSTFGTMAIAANSVGYTIGIFSVLPGFAINLGLTAVISKCVGANDYEQVRYYNKKCLMIAFISHIICNAVIFAILPFILGIYNLSPQTAAMTAQMIIWHGIFAIIIWPLAFTLPATFRGAGDSKSVMYISLIVMFTCRIALSYIIADWMGVGVFGTWIAMFIDWYVRAGIYIYRYFSDKWTEYRVI; from the coding sequence ATTATGAATGTATTTAAAACTCCTGAAAATTACCTTTACTCAAATAGGGCATTGCTAGTACTGTTTATTCCTCTGTTGATACAGTATGCTCTGGATTTCTGTGTAGGATTAGCCGATTCCATAATGGTTTCATCATTAGGTGAAGCTGCAATTTCAGGAGTTTCCTTAGTTGATTTTTTAATCCAGTTACTTATTTTTTCATTTTCTGCTCTTGCAACAGGCGGAGCCGTTGTGGCAGGCCAATATTTAGGTAATAATCAGGTTGATAAAGCTCAAAATGCATCGACACAACTTGTTTGGTTTTCATCAATTTTTTCATGTATGCTGATGATTTTTGTCATTATTTTAAGGCAGTTTCTAATAGCTTTTTTATTTGGCCAAATTGAAGCTGATGTTTGGCAAAATGTTGATAAATATTTATGTATTGTAGCATTGTCAATTCCTTTTATAGCTATTTTCAATGTAGGAGCAGCCATTTTTAGAATAACTAACAATGCGTCCTTACCAATGAAAATACTTGTTATTTGTGATGTGTTGAATATTATCGGCAATGCTGTTTGTATTTATTATTTGGGCTGGGATGTAAGGGGAGTTGCAGTTCCAACAGTAATTGCAAGGGCTCTTTCTGCAGTCCTGATAATGTACTTTGCTGTTGATGAGGATTATAAATTACACATCAAAAGGACACTGAGGCACAAATTCGATTTCAAAATTCTTAAAAAGGTTCTGCAGGTGGGTATTCCCTATGGAATTGAAAATGGCCTATTCCAATTAGGAAGAATTTTAGTCCTGAGTTTGGTTTCAACATTTGGAACAATGGCAATAGCTGCAAATTCGGTCGGATATACAATAGGGATATTTTCCGTTTTGCCGGGCTTTGCAATTAACCTGGGCCTAACTGCAGTTATTTCAAAATGCGTTGGTGCAAACGATTATGAGCAGGTCAGATATTATAATAAAAAATGTCTGATGATTGCATTTATTTCACATATAATCTGCAATGCAGTTATATTTGCCATATTGCCGTTTATACTGGGCATTTATAATCTGTCTCCTCAAACTGCAGCCATGACTGCACAAATGATTATCTGGCATGGCATATTTGCCATTATTATATGGCCTCTTGCTTTTACTCTTCCTGCCACTTTTAGAGGGGCTGGAGATTCAAAATCAGTAATGTATATAAGTTTAATAGTAATGTTTACATGCAGAATAGCTCTTTCATATATTATCGCAGACTGGATGGGTGTTGGCGTATTTGGAACATGGATTGCAATGTTTATTGACTGGTATGTAAGGGCGGGAATTTATATTTATAGATATTTTTCAGATAAATGGACAGAATACAGGGTGATTTAA
- a CDS encoding GNAT family N-acetyltransferase, giving the protein MDGVIYKNTHYFSKKQLKDLFLSVEWSSGHFPDKLVIAMKNFDIVFSAWVGEELVGLVCAMDDGIMNAYVHYLLVKPDYQLKGIGKELVKRITEHYKDYMRIVVVAYDDEVKFYEYCGFEKAEDASAMFITKLWT; this is encoded by the coding sequence TTGGATGGTGTAATATATAAAAACACACACTATTTTAGTAAAAAGCAGTTAAAGGATTTGTTCTTGTCTGTTGAATGGTCTTCAGGCCATTTTCCAGATAAATTGGTAATTGCAATGAAAAACTTCGATATAGTTTTCTCAGCATGGGTTGGGGAAGAACTTGTAGGTCTGGTATGTGCAATGGATGACGGAATAATGAATGCTTATGTTCATTATTTACTTGTAAAACCTGATTACCAGCTAAAGGGTATTGGAAAAGAACTAGTTAAAAGAATTACAGAGCATTATAAGGATTATATGCGTATTGTTGTTGTTGCATATGATGATGAAGTTAAATTCTACGAATATTGTGGATTTGAAAAGGCAGAGGATGCGAGTGCGATGTTTATAACTAAATTATGGACTTAG
- a CDS encoding alpha/beta hydrolase family protein has protein sequence MVLFRGDIKCKSLQRRTSISVILPADNIHFLQDSEEIVPQPYKTLYLLHGLYGSDDIFLANTSIQKFAEDWGIAIVIPCGENSFYVDNENAHAYYGEYVGQELLDITRNIFPLSSKREDTFIAGFSMGGYGAIRNGLKYSKNFSKIGMVSAALITDDIVNYTDDNNVLRSSSFYESCFGNLDKVKNSDKDPKYLLENCDDIPDIFMACGVDDFLYGRNVDFYEFLKSRNIDVEFIQDSGEHTWDFCDKYVKEFIKRL, from the coding sequence ATGGTATTGTTTAGAGGAGATATTAAATGTAAAAGTCTGCAAAGACGCACATCCATTAGTGTGATACTGCCTGCAGACAATATCCATTTTCTCCAGGATAGTGAGGAAATAGTTCCGCAGCCATATAAAACGCTGTATCTGCTTCATGGACTGTACGGCAGCGATGATATATTCCTTGCAAATACTTCTATTCAAAAATTTGCAGAAGACTGGGGAATAGCTATTGTAATTCCATGTGGGGAAAATAGCTTTTATGTGGATAACGAAAATGCCCATGCTTATTACGGAGAGTATGTAGGTCAGGAATTGCTTGACATTACAAGAAATATTTTTCCGCTTTCCTCTAAAAGGGAAGATACTTTTATTGCAGGTTTTTCAATGGGAGGTTATGGAGCCATTAGAAATGGCTTAAAATATTCTAAAAACTTTTCAAAAATTGGAATGGTCTCAGCAGCACTGATAACTGATGATATTGTCAATTATACAGATGATAATAATGTTTTAAGGTCAAGTTCATTTTATGAATCTTGTTTTGGTAATTTGGATAAAGTTAAAAACTCAGATAAAGATCCAAAATATCTGCTTGAAAATTGCGATGATATTCCAGATATATTCATGGCTTGCGGTGTTGATGATTTTTTATATGGCAGGAATGTTGACTTTTATGAATTTTTAAAGTCTAGAAATATTGATGTTGAATTTATTCAGGATTCAGGAGAACATACTTGGGATTTTTGTGATAAGTATGTTAAAGAGTTTATTAAAAGATTATAG